In one Nocardioides sp. NBC_00368 genomic region, the following are encoded:
- a CDS encoding Atu2307/SP_0267 family LLM class monooxygenase has protein sequence MTEIEFGLDTFGGVTRDAEGKPQHHAQVIRNIVEEGVLADRVGLDFFGVGEHHRRDFAVSSPEMVLAAVASRTERLRLGSAVTVLSSDDPVRVFERFATLDAVSNGRAEIVAGRGSFTESFPLFGFDLADYEELFEERLELLAALLKEEKVTWEGRTRAALTDQEVFPRTENGLTAWVGVGGSPESVVRTARHGFGLFLAIIGGPADRFAPYIDLFERAQDEFGEPRKRVAVHSPGFIAETDEQARETVYEGWLAMRTQIGRERGWPPPRPGDFEREIEGGSLYVGSPETVARKLAGTIKVLGVDRFDLKYDQGQVRHEDLMGSIELYGTRVVPLVKDMLG, from the coding sequence GTGACTGAGATCGAGTTCGGCCTGGATACCTTCGGCGGGGTCACCCGCGACGCCGAGGGCAAGCCGCAGCACCACGCGCAGGTGATCCGCAACATCGTCGAGGAGGGCGTGCTCGCCGACCGGGTCGGGCTCGACTTCTTCGGGGTGGGGGAGCACCACCGCCGTGATTTCGCCGTCTCCAGCCCGGAGATGGTGCTCGCCGCGGTCGCCTCCCGCACCGAGCGGCTGCGTCTCGGCTCCGCGGTGACCGTGCTCAGCTCCGACGACCCGGTGCGGGTCTTCGAGCGGTTCGCCACCCTCGACGCGGTCTCGAACGGCCGTGCCGAGATCGTCGCCGGGCGCGGCTCGTTCACCGAGTCGTTCCCGCTGTTCGGCTTCGACCTCGCCGACTACGAGGAGCTCTTCGAGGAGCGCCTCGAGCTGCTCGCCGCGCTCCTGAAGGAGGAGAAGGTCACCTGGGAGGGCCGCACCCGTGCGGCGCTCACCGACCAGGAGGTCTTCCCGCGCACCGAGAACGGCCTGACCGCCTGGGTCGGCGTCGGCGGCAGCCCGGAGTCGGTCGTACGCACCGCCCGTCACGGCTTCGGCCTCTTCCTGGCCATCATCGGCGGACCGGCCGACCGGTTCGCGCCCTACATCGACCTCTTCGAGCGCGCCCAGGACGAGTTCGGCGAGCCGCGGAAACGCGTCGCCGTCCACTCGCCCGGGTTCATCGCCGAGACCGACGAGCAGGCCCGCGAGACGGTCTACGAGGGCTGGCTGGCGATGCGCACCCAGATCGGCCGCGAGCGCGGCTGGCCGCCGCCGCGGCCCGGCGACTTCGAGCGCGAGATCGAGGGCGGGTCCCTCTACGTCGGCTCGCCCGAGACGGTCGCCCGGAAGCTGGCCGGCACCATCAAGGTGCTCGGCGTCGACCGGTTCGACCTGAAGTACGACCAGGGCCAGGTGCGCCACGAGGACCTGATGGGCTCGATCGAGCTCTACGGCACCCGGGTCGTGCCGCTCGTCAAGGACATGCTGGGCTGA
- a CDS encoding NCS2 family permease, translating to MRGVSTSTPARPHALDRFFQISARGSTVGREVRGGVVTFFTMAYIVALNPLILGFAEDMNGDLLGGTSGDNLAAIAAGTALVAGVMTILMGVVANYPLALATGLGLNAFVAFSIAGQMTWADAMGLVVIEGLVILVLVLTGFREAVFHAVPRELKTAISVGIGLFIAVIGFVDAGFVRRIPDAANTTVPVQLGPTGQLAGWPVLVFVIGLVLLITLWVRKVRGSILISIAATTALAIIVEAIADLGRGSAENPTGWALNVPAIPDRIIDWPSFATLGEFNLLGSFENVGIVTAVLLIFTLMLADFFDTMGTMTAIGSEAGLLRPDGTPPRTRSILVVDSLAAAAGGAGGVSSNTSYVESASGVGEGARTGLAAVVTGVLFLLTTFLAPLVTVIPSEAAVPALVLVGFLMMQQVKDINWADPDIALPAFLTIALMPFTYSISVGIGAGFLAYVLIKIVRGKAKTVHPLMWLVAVMFAVYFAIHPISSWLG from the coding sequence ATGCGGGGCGTGAGCACTTCGACCCCGGCACGTCCCCATGCTCTTGACCGGTTCTTCCAGATCAGCGCTCGCGGCTCGACGGTCGGGCGCGAGGTGCGGGGTGGTGTGGTCACCTTCTTCACGATGGCCTACATCGTCGCCCTCAACCCCCTGATCCTCGGGTTCGCGGAGGACATGAACGGCGACCTCCTGGGCGGCACGAGCGGCGACAACCTGGCCGCGATCGCGGCCGGGACCGCGCTGGTGGCGGGCGTGATGACGATCCTGATGGGCGTCGTCGCCAACTACCCGCTGGCGCTGGCGACCGGGCTCGGGCTCAACGCGTTCGTGGCGTTCTCGATCGCCGGGCAGATGACCTGGGCCGACGCGATGGGCCTGGTGGTGATCGAGGGTCTGGTGATCCTGGTGCTGGTGCTGACCGGGTTCCGGGAGGCCGTCTTCCACGCTGTCCCGCGCGAGCTCAAGACCGCGATCTCGGTCGGTATCGGCCTGTTCATCGCGGTGATCGGCTTCGTCGACGCCGGGTTCGTACGCCGCATCCCCGACGCCGCGAACACCACCGTTCCGGTGCAGCTGGGCCCGACCGGGCAGCTCGCGGGCTGGCCGGTGCTGGTCTTCGTGATCGGTCTCGTCCTGCTCATCACCCTGTGGGTGCGCAAGGTGCGCGGCTCGATCCTGATCTCGATCGCGGCGACCACGGCGCTGGCGATCATCGTCGAGGCCATCGCGGACCTCGGCAGGGGCAGCGCCGAGAACCCGACCGGCTGGGCGCTCAACGTGCCGGCGATCCCGGACAGGATCATCGACTGGCCCTCGTTCGCGACGCTGGGCGAGTTCAACCTGCTCGGCTCCTTCGAGAACGTCGGCATCGTGACCGCCGTGCTGCTGATCTTCACGCTCATGCTCGCCGACTTCTTCGACACGATGGGCACGATGACCGCGATCGGCTCCGAGGCCGGGCTGCTGCGGCCGGACGGCACCCCGCCGCGTACGCGCTCGATCCTGGTCGTCGACTCGCTGGCCGCTGCCGCCGGTGGCGCCGGTGGTGTCTCCTCCAACACCTCCTACGTCGAGTCCGCCTCGGGCGTCGGCGAGGGCGCCCGGACCGGTCTGGCTGCGGTGGTCACCGGTGTGCTGTTCCTGCTCACCACGTTCCTGGCTCCGCTGGTGACCGTGATCCCGTCGGAGGCGGCGGTGCCCGCCCTGGTGCTGGTCGGCTTCCTGATGATGCAGCAGGTCAAGGACATCAACTGGGCCGACCCGGACATCGCCCTCCCCGCGTTCCTGACGATCGCGCTGATGCCGTTCACCTACTCGATCTCGGTCGGCATCGGCGCGGGCTTCCTGGCCTACGTGCTCATCAAGATCGTCCGTGGCAAGGCGAAGACCGTGCACCCGCTGATGTGGCTGGTCGCGGTCATGTTCGCCGTCTACTTCGCGATCCACCCGATCTCGAGCTGGCTGGGCTGA
- a CDS encoding urease accessory protein UreD — MSTTISTPELANGSLTRVRVGAVDGGRVRVQTEVAGPATAPALRPMLIASDDRSARISLVPDGAMLLAGDHVTIEVEVGEGARLTLVEPAGTVAYDMDGGHASWSVRITLAAGAGLVWAGEPFVVSAGADVTRDTRVTLAHGARLALRETLVLGRHGERPGRASTTWEAYDHDGRPFLVESLDLDADSLAPGLLGPHRVLASVTALGCEVPPDACPDGRLDLEHGGTLWRHLASQTHEIPEHPWECARTG; from the coding sequence ATGTCCACGACCATCAGCACGCCTGAGCTGGCCAACGGCTCCCTGACCCGGGTGCGGGTCGGGGCGGTCGACGGCGGCCGGGTGCGGGTGCAGACCGAGGTCGCCGGCCCGGCGACCGCGCCGGCGCTGCGCCCGATGCTGATCGCCAGCGACGACCGGTCGGCGCGGATCTCGCTGGTCCCCGACGGCGCGATGCTGCTGGCCGGCGACCACGTCACGATCGAGGTCGAGGTGGGGGAGGGCGCGCGCCTGACCCTGGTCGAGCCAGCCGGGACGGTGGCGTACGACATGGACGGCGGCCACGCGTCCTGGTCGGTCCGGATCACCCTCGCGGCGGGCGCCGGCCTGGTCTGGGCCGGCGAGCCGTTCGTCGTCTCCGCCGGTGCGGATGTCACCCGTGACACCCGGGTCACCCTCGCTCACGGTGCGAGGCTCGCCCTCCGCGAGACCCTGGTCCTCGGCCGCCACGGCGAGCGCCCGGGTCGGGCGAGCACCACCTGGGAGGCCTACGACCATGACGGTCGCCCGTTCCTGGTCGAATCCCTCGACCTGGACGCGGACTCGCTGGCCCCCGGGCTCCTCGGGCCGCACCGGGTGCTCGCGTCGGTCACGGCGCTCGGGTGCGAGGTACCGCCCGACGCCTGCCCGGACGGCAGGCTCGACCTCGAGCACGGCGGGACGCTGTGGCGCCATCTGGCGAGCCAGACCCACGAGATCCCGGAACACCCCTGGGAATGCGCCAGGACTGGTTGA
- the ureG gene encoding urease accessory protein UreG, translating to MPETVKKDGTTNGRGLRVGVCGPVGTGKSSLIALLCRELSADLEIGVVTNDIYTDEDARFLRSAGVLDPARIRAVETGACPHTAIRDDVTANLIAVEELEEEFAPLDVVLVESGGDNLTATFSPALVDTQIFLIDVAGGGDVARKGGPGIERADLLVVNKTDLAPYVGVDPAAMVSDAGSVREGRPVIALSRTDPASVEELIAWVRSELTRHRGGSLVPADPGPMAPHFHADGTSHAHEHDAEHVHDHQHA from the coding sequence GTGCCTGAAACTGTGAAGAAGGATGGGACGACGAACGGCAGGGGACTGCGCGTCGGGGTGTGCGGCCCCGTCGGGACCGGCAAGAGCTCGCTGATCGCGCTGCTGTGCCGCGAGCTCTCCGCCGACCTGGAGATCGGCGTGGTCACCAACGACATCTACACAGACGAGGACGCCCGCTTCCTCCGCTCCGCCGGTGTGCTCGACCCGGCCCGCATCCGGGCCGTCGAGACGGGCGCCTGCCCGCACACCGCGATCCGTGACGACGTCACCGCCAACCTGATCGCCGTCGAGGAGCTCGAGGAGGAGTTCGCGCCGCTGGACGTGGTCCTGGTCGAGTCGGGCGGCGACAACCTCACCGCGACGTTCTCCCCGGCCCTGGTCGACACCCAGATCTTCCTGATCGACGTCGCCGGCGGCGGCGACGTCGCCCGCAAGGGTGGCCCCGGCATCGAGCGCGCCGACCTGCTGGTGGTCAACAAGACCGACCTGGCCCCGTACGTCGGTGTCGACCCGGCCGCGATGGTCTCCGACGCGGGGTCGGTGCGCGAGGGCCGTCCGGTCATCGCCCTCTCCCGCACCGACCCGGCCTCCGTCGAGGAGCTGATCGCCTGGGTGAGGTCGGAGCTGACCCGACACCGTGGCGGGTCCCTCGTCCCCGCCGACCCGGGTCCGATGGCGCCGCACTTCCACGCCGACGGGACCAGCCACGCCCACGAGCACGACGCCGAGCATGTCCACGACCATCAGCACGCCTGA